Proteins found in one Populus alba chromosome 14, ASM523922v2, whole genome shotgun sequence genomic segment:
- the LOC118044719 gene encoding uncharacterized protein, translating to MVASTNLIISCNFSCLPLKVNPKPKSLLKTHYTSLLFSNSGTRKSLNISDLVKPQYIYNNKKGVLQTCYSTLNSDNKSPDDQVLDKDATGGGKEGGRDWTTSILLFVFWGGLIYYVFNLTPDQTPSRDMYFLEKLLNLKGDDGFRMNSVLVSLWYIMGLWPLVYSMLLLPTGRSSKTNIPVWPFLILSCFGGAYALLPYFILWRPPPPPVEENELGRWPLNFLESKLTSGILLAAGLTIIVNAALNGGEWKEFYQYFRESKFIHITCLDFTLLSAFGPFWVYNDMTARKWYDKGSWLLLVSLVPFLGPALYLVLRPSLSEMPVSQSPTSSEEQ from the exons ATGGTTGCTAGCACAAATCTCATCATCTCCTGCAACTTCTCTTGTCTTCCTCTCAAGGTTAACCCAAAGCCCAAATCTTTACTCAAAACTCATTACACATCTTTACTGTTTTCAAATAGCGGCACCAGAAAAAGCTTGAATATTTCAGATTTAGTTAAACCCCAATACATTTATAACAATAAGAAGGGTGTTCTTCAGACTTGTTATAGCACCTTAAACTCTGACAACAAGTCACCGGATGACCAAGTTTTAGATAAAGATGCTACGGGTGGTGGTAAAGAGGGAGGAAGGGACTGGACAACCTCAATTTTGCTATTTGTCTTCTGGGGTGGACTCATTTACTATGTTTTCAACCTCACTCCAGACCAGACTCCG TCAAGGGACATGTATTTCTTGGAGAAACTTCTCAATTTGAAGGGAGATGATGGCTTTAGGATGAATTCTGTGCTTGTGTCATTGTGGTACATCATGGGTCTTTGGCCTTTAGTTTATAGCATGCTTCTACTTCCAACAGGCAGAAG CTCAAAAACCAATATTCCTGTTTGGCCATTCCTTATCCTTTCATGTTTTGGTGGTGCATATGCTCTTCTACCCTATTTTATTCTCTGGagaccaccaccacctcctgtTGAAGAAAATGAGCTTGGAAGATGGCCTCTTAATTTTTTGGAATCAAAGTTGACTTCTGGA ATATTACTGGCTGCAGGGCTGACTATAATCGTCAATGCAGCTTTAAATGGTGGTGAATGGAAGGAGTTCTACCAGTATTTCAGGGAAAGCAAATTC ATCCACATCACATGCCTTGACTTTACTCTATTATCTGCTTTTGGCCCCTTTTGGGTTTACAACGATATGACTGCCAGGAAGTG GTATGACAAAGGTTCGTGGCTTCTTCTCGTATCACTGGTTCCATTCTTGGGTCCTGCATTGTATCTAGTCCTACGGCCATCACTCTCAGAAATGCCTGTTTCACAGAGCCCAACTTCATCTGAAGAGCAGTAG
- the LOC118044637 gene encoding ribulose-1,5 bisphosphate carboxylase/oxygenase large subunit N-methyltransferase, chloroplastic encodes MAEACRIILNTTFLPSLHSLHKTHKKVSYSQPFLHKRHPAIQCSISTSSDTKAAAKVSETVPWGCDIDSLENAEALQKWLSDSGLPPQKMAIQKVEVGERGLVALKNIRKGEMLLFVPPSLVIAADSEWSCPEAGEVLKQYSVPDWPLLATYLISEASFEKSSRWSNYISALPRQPYSLLYWTRAELDTYLEASQIRERAIERITNVTGTYNDLRLRIFSKYPHLFPEEVFNMETFKWSFGILFSRLVRLPSMDGRVALVPWADMLNHSCEVETFLDYDKSSKGVVFTTDRPYQPGEQVFISYGRKSNGELLLSYGFVPREGTNPSDSVELSLSLKKSDKCYKEKLEALKKHGLSASQCFPLQVTGWPLELMAYAYLAVSPPSMSRQFEEMAAAASNKTTTKKNITYPDIEEQALQFILDSCESSISKYTKFLQASGSMDLDVTSPKQLNRRLFLKQLAVDLCSSERRILFRAQYVLRRRLRDIRSGELRALKIFNGFRNLFR; translated from the exons ATGGCTGAAGCTTGTAGAATTATTCTCAACACAACATTTCTTCCTTCACTCCATTCTCTCcacaaaacacacaaaaaagtCTCTTACTCACAACCTTTCTTGCACAAAAGGCACCCAGCAATTCAGTGCTCAATTTCAACAAGCAGTGACACCAAAGCAGCAGCAAAAGTGTCCGAGACCGTGCCATGGGGATGTGACATCGATTCTCTGGAGAACGCTGAGGCCCTTCAGAAATGGCTGTCTGACTCAGGCCTCCCTCCTCAGAAAATGGCAATACAAAAGGTGGAAGTGGGAGAGAGAGGTTTGGTTGCTTTAAAGAATATTAGGAAGGGTGAGATGCTGCTCTTCGTGCCTCCCTCCCTTGTCATCGCTGCCGACTCT GAGTGGAGCTGCCCTGAGGCAGGTGAAGTGTTAAAACAATACTCTGTACCGGATTGGCCATTGCTCGCAACCTATCTGATTAGTGAAGCAAGTTTTGAGAAATCATCAAGATGGAGCAATTACATCTCGGCCCTACCTAGGCAGCCCTATTCTCTTTTGTACTG GACACGAGCGGAACTAGATACGTATCTGGAAGCTTCACAGATCAGAGAGCGGGCAATTGAAAGGATTACCAATGTTACTGGAAC ATATAATGATTTAAGGCTCCGGATATTTTCCAAGTATCCTCATCTATTTCCTGAAGAG GTATTCAATATGGAGACTTTCAAGTGGTCGTTTGGCATTCTCTTCTCTCGCTTG GTTCGTTTACCATCGATGGATGGAAGAGTTGCCTTGGTTCCCTGGGCAGATATGCTGAATCACAGTTGTGAG GTGGAGACCTTTTTGGATTACGATAAATCATCAAAGGGAGTGGTATTTACAACAGATCGACCATACCAGCCAGGTGAGCAG GTTTTCATATCATATGGAAGGAAATCTAATGGAGAGCTGTTGCTATCTTATGGATTTGTTCCAAGGGAAGGCACCAATCCTAGTGATTCAGTGGAGTTGTCATTGTCTCTGAAAAAATCTGATAAATGTTACAAAGAAAAGTTAGAAGCTCTGAAGAAGCACGGTTTGTCAGC ATCTCAATGTTTTCCTCTACAAGTCACTGGTTGGCCGTTAGAGTTAATGGCATATGCTTATCTAGCAGTCAGCCCTCCAAGCATGAGCAGGCAGTTCGAAGAG ATGGCTGCTGCAGCATCAAATAAGACAACCACCAAGAAGAATATAACATACCCTGATATTGAAGAACAAGCATTGCAATTCATATTGGATAGTTGTGAGTCAAGCATATCAAAATACACCAAATTCTTGCAG GCAAGTGGATCAATGGATTTGGATGTGACATCTCCAAAGCAACTTAACAGAAGATTGTTCCTGAAACAGCTAGCAGTGGACTTGTGCAGCAGTGAACGCAGAATACTATTTCGTGCtcaatat GTACTGAGGAGAAGATTGAGGGATATAAGGAGCGGTGAATTGAGAGCTCTGAAGATTTTTAATGGTTTCAGAAACCTTTTCAGATAA